The Fervidibacillus albus genome contains a region encoding:
- a CDS encoding SPOR domain-containing protein, producing MLKSGYKVQFEAFANKSNAERLVDEINKKGCHIYCKRKENI from the coding sequence TTGTTAAAATCCGGTTATAAAGTACAGTTTGAAGCGTTTGCCAATAAAAGCAATGCAGAACGCCTCGTAGACGAAATAAATAAGAAAGGCTGTCATATTTATTGTAAGCGAAAAGAAAATATATAA
- the lexA gene encoding transcriptional repressor LexA, producing the protein MTKLSKRQQEILNFIKKEVKEKGYPPSVREIGEAVGLSSSSTVHGHLARLESKGLIRRDPTKPRAIEILDDFHEEQHDVPVRKVPVVGKVTAGLPITAIENIEDYFPLPERMAPSGDQVFMLEIMGESMIDAGIFDGDYVVVRQQNTAENGDIVVAMTEENEATVKRFFKEKHYIRLQPENPTMDPIIVQNVTILGKVIGVFRQIY; encoded by the coding sequence ATGACCAAACTATCAAAACGACAGCAAGAAATATTGAATTTCATTAAAAAAGAAGTAAAAGAAAAGGGATATCCACCATCCGTCCGAGAAATTGGTGAAGCTGTCGGGTTGTCATCCAGTTCTACGGTACACGGCCATCTTGCTAGACTGGAAAGTAAAGGGCTGATCCGCCGTGACCCGACAAAACCGAGGGCAATCGAAATCCTCGACGACTTTCACGAAGAACAGCATGATGTACCGGTTCGAAAAGTACCTGTCGTCGGAAAAGTAACCGCCGGGCTTCCGATTACGGCCATTGAAAATATTGAAGATTATTTTCCATTACCTGAACGGATGGCTCCGAGTGGGGATCAAGTTTTCATGTTGGAAATTATGGGGGAAAGTATGATCGATGCTGGTATTTTCGATGGCGATTACGTCGTTGTCCGCCAACAAAACACGGCTGAAAACGGGGATATCGTCGTTGCCATGACAGAAGAAAACGAAGCGACGGTCAAACGCTTTTTTAAAGAAAAACATTATATTCGCCTTCAACCGGAAAATCCAACGATGGATCCGATTATCGTCCAAAACGTAACGATTTTAGGGAAAGTGATTGGCGTTTTCCGGCAAATCTATTAA
- a CDS encoding YneB family resolvase-like protein has protein sequence MKAAIYCRVSTTKETQETSLVRQEEELLSLAQAYDFEVIRSIKEKASGYDLEREGLLEILELARDRKINALLVQDETRLGRGNGKIVILHMLLKYGVQIFTISHQGQLQISEADSMVLQIVSLVEEYQRKLHNIKIQRGMKRAVEMGYRPEENLKNRGNVGGRDRKDVPIEEIVRLRNMGLTFHDIAATLRGFGYELSKATVHRRYQEYTREKDTENSL, from the coding sequence TTGAAAGCAGCCATTTATTGTAGAGTGAGTACGACAAAAGAGACACAAGAGACTTCGTTAGTACGGCAGGAGGAAGAATTGTTATCCCTTGCGCAAGCCTACGATTTTGAAGTGATTCGATCGATTAAAGAAAAGGCGAGCGGTTATGATTTGGAAAGGGAAGGATTGCTTGAAATATTGGAACTCGCCCGAGATAGGAAAATTAACGCCTTACTCGTTCAGGACGAGACAAGACTTGGTCGTGGGAACGGAAAAATCGTCATTTTACATATGTTGTTAAAATACGGTGTTCAAATTTTCACGATCTCCCATCAAGGACAACTCCAAATTTCTGAAGCCGACTCGATGGTTTTACAAATCGTTAGTCTCGTCGAAGAATACCAACGAAAATTACATAACATTAAAATTCAAAGGGGAATGAAACGGGCCGTTGAAATGGGATATCGTCCGGAGGAAAATTTGAAAAACCGTGGAAACGTTGGGGGACGGGACCGAAAAGACGTTCCCATCGAAGAAATCGTCCGGTTGCGGAATATGGGGCTCACCTTCCATGATATTGCGGCGACGTTAAGGGGATTTGGATACGAACTATCGAAAGCAACGGTCCATCGCCGGTATCAAGAATATACAAGAGAAAAAGATACGGAAAATTCATTATGA
- a CDS encoding DUF896 domain-containing protein produces MLSKEKIARINELAAKKKREGLTIEEAKEQSKLRGEYLQAFRQSMKKTIENVTVIDPNGNDVTPEKIKRIKNKKFLH; encoded by the coding sequence ATGTTGTCAAAGGAAAAGATCGCTCGAATTAATGAACTAGCAGCGAAGAAAAAGCGGGAAGGATTAACGATTGAAGAGGCGAAGGAACAATCGAAGCTTCGGGGAGAATATTTACAAGCGTTCCGACAATCGATGAAAAAAACGATTGAAAATGTGACGGTGATTGATCCAAACGGAAATGATGTCACTCCTGAAAAAATCAAACGTATAAAAAACAAAAAATTTCTCCATTAG
- the tkt gene encoding transketolase: MFNQVDELAVNTIRTLSIDAIEKANSGHPGMPMGSAPMAYTLWTRFMNHNPKNPKWFNRDRFVLSAGHGSALLYSLLHLSGYDVTMDDLKQFRQLGSKTPGHPEFGHTPGVEATTGPLGQGIAMAVGMAMAERHLASTYNKDEFEIVNHYTYALCGDGDLMEGVSAEAASLAGHLQLGRLIVLYDSNDISLDGDLNQSFSESVADRFKSYGWQYILVEDGNDLNQIAKAIEEAKNDVTKPTMIEVKTIIGYGSPNKAGTSGVHGAPLGKEELQLTKESYGWKYDDFYVPEEVYAQFQTHVSEHGKKVETEWKQLFEQYKQSYPELGKQLEMAIDGKLPEDWDADIPVYETGSKLASRASSGEVLNGIAKRVPYFFGGSADLAGSNKTTIKGAGDFLPQSYEGRNIWFGVREFAMGAALNGMALHGGLKVFGGTFFVFSDYLRPAIRLAALMGLPVTYVFTHDSIAVGEDGPTHEPIEQLASLRAMPNLSVIRPADGNETAAAWKLALESENTPTALVLTRQNLPTLEGTDEKAYDGVSKGAYVVSPAKGEAQALLLATGSEVSLAVDAQKSLAQDGIDVAVVSMPSWDRFEKQSDEYKQSVIPKHVKKRLAIEMGASLGWHRYIGDEGEVLAIDRYGASGKGEVIMEQYGFSVDNVVKQVKQLLS, translated from the coding sequence GTGTTTAATCAAGTTGATGAATTGGCTGTCAATACGATACGAACGTTATCGATTGATGCGATTGAAAAGGCGAACTCCGGCCATCCGGGTATGCCGATGGGAAGCGCACCGATGGCATACACCTTATGGACACGTTTTATGAATCATAACCCGAAAAATCCGAAATGGTTTAATCGCGATCGCTTTGTTTTGTCTGCTGGACATGGTTCAGCCCTTTTATACAGCTTATTGCATTTATCCGGTTATGACGTGACGATGGATGATTTAAAACAGTTCCGCCAACTCGGAAGTAAAACACCGGGACATCCGGAATTCGGACATACTCCAGGGGTTGAAGCAACGACTGGCCCCCTCGGACAAGGGATTGCAATGGCTGTTGGAATGGCGATGGCTGAACGGCACTTAGCATCTACTTATAATAAGGACGAATTTGAAATCGTCAACCATTATACATATGCCCTATGTGGTGACGGCGATTTAATGGAAGGGGTTTCCGCTGAAGCTGCATCATTGGCAGGGCATTTACAGCTCGGTCGATTGATTGTATTGTACGATTCTAACGATATTTCTTTAGACGGAGATTTAAATCAATCCTTTTCCGAAAGTGTCGCCGATCGATTTAAATCTTACGGTTGGCAATATATTTTAGTAGAAGACGGAAATGACTTAAATCAAATTGCTAAAGCCATTGAAGAAGCGAAAAATGATGTTACGAAACCGACGATGATTGAAGTGAAAACGATTATTGGTTACGGTTCACCGAACAAGGCTGGTACTTCCGGTGTTCACGGAGCTCCCCTTGGAAAAGAGGAACTTCAGTTGACAAAGGAAAGCTACGGTTGGAAATACGATGATTTTTACGTTCCAGAGGAAGTTTATGCTCAATTTCAAACACATGTTTCAGAACATGGGAAAAAAGTCGAAACGGAATGGAAACAATTATTCGAACAATATAAACAGTCGTATCCGGAATTAGGCAAACAACTGGAAATGGCAATCGACGGAAAATTACCGGAAGACTGGGATGCAGATATTCCTGTGTATGAAACGGGTTCGAAACTTGCGAGCCGGGCTTCATCGGGAGAAGTATTAAATGGCATTGCTAAACGCGTTCCTTACTTCTTCGGTGGTTCCGCAGACTTAGCCGGTTCGAATAAAACGACGATTAAAGGAGCAGGAGACTTCTTACCTCAATCGTATGAAGGAAGGAATATTTGGTTTGGGGTACGGGAATTTGCGATGGGCGCCGCATTAAATGGAATGGCTTTACACGGTGGTTTGAAAGTATTTGGTGGTACGTTCTTCGTATTCTCTGATTACTTACGACCGGCGATTCGTTTAGCTGCGTTAATGGGACTACCTGTAACGTACGTCTTTACTCACGATAGTATTGCTGTAGGTGAAGACGGTCCGACCCATGAACCGATTGAACAATTAGCTTCGTTGCGTGCGATGCCGAACCTTTCCGTCATCCGTCCTGCTGATGGGAACGAAACAGCTGCCGCATGGAAACTTGCATTGGAATCGGAAAATACACCGACTGCTTTAGTATTAACGAGACAAAACCTTCCGACATTAGAGGGAACAGATGAAAAGGCGTATGACGGTGTTTCCAAAGGGGCATATGTCGTTTCGCCTGCGAAAGGGGAAGCTCAAGCATTGTTGCTTGCAACGGGTTCGGAAGTTAGTTTGGCTGTAGATGCCCAAAAATCATTGGCACAAGATGGAATCGACGTGGCTGTCGTTAGTATGCCAAGTTGGGACCGTTTTGAAAAGCAATCGGATGAATATAAACAATCGGTCATACCGAAACATGTGAAAAAACGGTTGGCGATTGAAATGGGTGCATCCCTCGGCTGGCATCG